The following proteins are co-located in the Thiohalomonas denitrificans genome:
- a CDS encoding DUF4156 domain-containing protein — protein MLLSGCSWVSLTPEAEEVRLLTSEAEARDCEAVGKTTVSLMDRVAGIKRSAEKVRKELITLARNSAAQDLEANAVMPISEIESGRQTFAVYRCPR, from the coding sequence GTGCTTCTGTCAGGGTGCAGTTGGGTATCCCTGACTCCCGAAGCGGAAGAGGTGCGGCTGCTTACTTCTGAAGCGGAAGCCCGGGATTGCGAAGCGGTGGGAAAAACCACCGTCTCCCTCATGGATCGGGTAGCGGGCATCAAGCGCAGTGCCGAAAAGGTCCGGAAAGAGTTAATCACCCTGGCCCGCAACAGCGCGGCACAGGATCTGGAGGCCAATGCCGTCATGCCGATCAGCGAGATTGAATCGGGCCGCCAGACGTTTGCGGTCTACCGCTGTCCCCGCTGA
- a CDS encoding YaeQ family protein, with translation MTATIYKAELAIADMDRGYYATHHLTLARHPSETSERLMVRLLVFALHAEERLEFTKGLCADDEPAMWAKSLSGEIETWIDVGQPDERRIRKGCNRAGQVVIYAYGGHAAELWWERTHNRITRFDNLQVFSLAPSVTDGLVALEERSMRLQCTVQDGQIWLGNLETTVPIEPFRWYG, from the coding sequence CTGACTGCAACCATCTACAAGGCCGAGCTGGCCATCGCCGACATGGACCGCGGCTATTATGCCACTCACCATCTGACGCTGGCCCGGCATCCCTCGGAGACCAGCGAACGTCTGATGGTGCGGCTGCTGGTATTTGCCCTGCACGCTGAAGAGCGGCTGGAGTTTACCAAGGGGCTCTGTGCCGATGACGAGCCGGCAATGTGGGCGAAGAGTCTGTCCGGCGAGATCGAAACCTGGATCGATGTGGGCCAGCCGGATGAACGACGCATCCGCAAGGGCTGCAACCGGGCCGGACAAGTGGTGATCTATGCCTATGGCGGGCATGCGGCCGAATTGTGGTGGGAGCGCACCCACAACCGAATCACGCGTTTTGACAATCTGCAGGTCTTCAGTCTGGCACCGTCCGTTACTGACGGTTTGGTCGCACTGGAGGAGAGAAGCATGCGCCTGCAGTGTACTGTTCAGGACGGCCAGATCTGGCTGGGGAACTTGGAGACCACCGTGCCGATCGAGCCGTTCAGGTGGTACGGTTAA
- a CDS encoding tRNA(Met) cytidine acetyltransferase TmcA — MTTTTDPHFSGQVHSVLVVTTIDVLQETMKSPDPGAVAALANRLREDAESSGHRRGLVLAGDPDWSRGRAEAVMADDAVLWVGQGAPAGVEAVPSDRAGSVLGREFTLVVMDLFSGFDVDALGAASGTLRGGGLLVLLTPPLEKWPQFPDPEQRRITVYPLAPEAVTGRFVSRFVRILGEAPGFSIVEQGKPLPLPPPGEVSAPTEMAPDAVCRTADQARAVEAVIRVVTGHRRRPAVLTSDRGRGKSAALGIAAARLLERGVERIVVTGPRLDSVAPVFEHARRLLPEAHFSRSRVEYQGACIEFAPPDELTLAPRPANLLLVDEAAAIPAPLLKQLLEHYSRIAFATTVHGYEGTGRGFAVRFNRVLEQKTPHWKALHLSQPIRWAEGDPIERFVFRALLLDAAAAPDSVAREAQPDSCTVEWVARETLLNDEVSLSELFGLLVLAHYRTRPLDLRHLLDGPNLTVWVMRREGHVVATALVAEEGGFDADTARGVREGRIRPHGHLLPESLAAHLGLEQAPRLRSARIMRIAVHPEARGRGLGTRLVEIVREQARVESCDFIGSSFGAGEELLRFWERSGFRPVRISLKRGAASGEHSALVLHPLSAEGQALTELARTRFQRQLPHLLADPVRDLEPELAAQLFRAGEPRSPELDEEDWRDLIACTFGRGVFEERIAAVWSLLVTALADPAAAGLMGDTERNVLIAKILQKRPDGELARLGRLTGRSQVVEVMRRGLRPLIRYYGAAWVQQEADALAAVWAKR; from the coding sequence GTGACTACCACCACGGATCCCCATTTTTCCGGGCAGGTCCACTCTGTGCTGGTGGTGACAACCATTGACGTCTTGCAGGAAACCATGAAATCACCCGATCCCGGCGCTGTCGCCGCACTGGCCAACCGTCTGCGGGAGGATGCCGAATCTTCCGGCCACCGGCGCGGTCTGGTGCTGGCCGGCGATCCCGACTGGAGCCGCGGCCGGGCGGAAGCCGTCATGGCCGACGATGCCGTGTTGTGGGTGGGCCAGGGGGCCCCGGCCGGTGTCGAAGCCGTGCCGTCGGACCGGGCGGGAAGCGTGCTCGGCCGCGAATTCACCCTGGTGGTGATGGATCTGTTCAGCGGCTTTGACGTGGATGCCCTCGGGGCCGCGTCGGGTACTCTCCGCGGCGGCGGGCTACTGGTGCTGCTGACTCCTCCGCTCGAGAAGTGGCCGCAGTTTCCCGATCCGGAACAGCGCCGCATCACCGTGTATCCTTTGGCGCCGGAAGCGGTGACCGGGCGGTTTGTGTCGCGCTTTGTCAGGATACTGGGAGAGGCGCCCGGGTTTAGCATCGTCGAGCAGGGAAAGCCGCTTCCGTTGCCACCGCCAGGCGAAGTGAGTGCTCCCACCGAAATGGCACCGGATGCCGTCTGCCGAACCGCCGATCAGGCCCGGGCGGTCGAAGCGGTGATTCGGGTAGTGACCGGGCATCGCCGGCGACCGGCAGTGCTGACCTCGGATCGGGGCCGGGGTAAATCGGCGGCACTGGGCATCGCGGCCGCCCGGCTGCTGGAGAGGGGCGTCGAGCGCATCGTCGTTACCGGTCCGCGGCTGGATTCGGTGGCACCGGTGTTCGAGCACGCCCGCCGGTTGTTGCCCGAAGCGCACTTCTCCCGCAGTCGGGTGGAGTACCAGGGAGCCTGCATCGAATTCGCCCCGCCCGATGAACTGACCCTGGCACCACGCCCTGCCAATCTGCTGCTGGTGGACGAAGCCGCAGCCATTCCGGCGCCGCTTCTCAAGCAGCTGCTCGAGCACTACTCCCGTATCGCCTTTGCCACCACGGTGCATGGTTACGAGGGCACCGGCCGTGGCTTTGCGGTGCGCTTCAATCGCGTGCTCGAACAAAAAACACCCCACTGGAAGGCGCTGCACCTGAGTCAGCCGATTCGTTGGGCCGAGGGCGACCCGATTGAGCGGTTTGTGTTTCGGGCGCTGTTACTGGATGCGGCTGCCGCCCCCGACAGCGTGGCGCGGGAGGCGCAACCGGACAGTTGCACCGTGGAATGGGTCGCGCGGGAGACCCTGCTGAATGACGAGGTGAGCCTGTCGGAGCTGTTCGGGCTGCTGGTCCTTGCTCACTACCGTACCCGCCCCCTCGACCTGCGCCACCTGCTGGACGGCCCCAACCTGACGGTGTGGGTTATGCGCCGGGAGGGGCACGTGGTGGCTACGGCCCTTGTGGCCGAAGAGGGGGGATTCGATGCCGATACAGCCCGGGGCGTCCGGGAGGGGCGCATCCGTCCCCATGGTCATTTGCTGCCGGAGTCGCTGGCCGCGCATCTGGGGCTCGAACAGGCCCCCCGGCTTCGTAGTGCCCGCATTATGCGTATTGCCGTCCATCCTGAGGCCCGGGGCCGTGGACTGGGGACGCGTCTGGTTGAAATCGTTCGAGAACAGGCGCGGGTAGAGTCCTGCGATTTCATCGGTTCAAGCTTCGGCGCCGGCGAGGAGCTGCTGCGGTTTTGGGAGCGGAGCGGTTTCCGGCCGGTACGCATCTCCCTCAAGCGCGGCGCCGCGAGCGGTGAACACTCGGCCCTGGTCCTGCATCCGTTGAGCGCCGAGGGCCAGGCGCTCACGGAGCTCGCCCGGACGCGATTCCAGCGGCAGCTGCCGCACCTGCTCGCCGATCCGGTGCGGGACCTTGAGCCGGAGCTGGCGGCGCAGCTGTTCCGCGCCGGAGAACCGCGCTCACCGGAACTGGACGAGGAAGACTGGCGCGATCTGATTGCGTGCACCTTTGGTCGGGGAGTGTTCGAGGAACGGATTGCCGCGGTCTGGTCGCTGCTGGTCACCGCACTGGCGGATCCTGCAGCTGCCGGACTGATGGGCGACACGGAACGTAACGTCCTTATCGCCAAGATCCTGCAAAAACGTCCCGATGGCGAGCTCGCCCGCCTCGGCAGGCTCACCGGCCGGAGCCAGGTTGTAGAGGTAATGCGAAGGGGCCTGCGTCCGCTGATCCGCTACTACGGCGCCGCCTGGGTGCAGCAGGAGGCCGATGCGCTGGCCGCCGTCTGGGCTAAGCGGTGA
- a CDS encoding TusE/DsrC/DsvC family sulfur relay protein, producing MELPERDGDGYLTDMNAWTPEIGAAMAEQDGIELDDTRWAHIMKAREYYEENSVVPPIRKFAKFAGEDQKEMFKLWLTGPMKPITKYGGLPKPTGCV from the coding sequence ATGGAGCTTCCTGAACGCGATGGTGACGGATACCTCACCGATATGAACGCATGGACCCCGGAAATCGGCGCAGCCATGGCTGAACAGGATGGTATCGAACTCGACGACACCCGGTGGGCTCACATCATGAAGGCCCGCGAATACTACGAGGAAAACTCTGTCGTACCTCCTATCCGGAAGTTCGCCAAGTTTGCGGGTGAAGATCAGAAAGAGATGTTCAAGCTCTGGCTGACCGGACCCATGAAGCCGATCACCAAATATGGTGGTCTGCCGAAGCCGACCGGCTGCGTCTGA
- a CDS encoding DUF2384 domain-containing protein, with protein sequence MHDSYLGQLHPSGARQGLAAVVVALLLRWGLSPDKQAELLDVTDIGPFRDGGPLPDDPDVLERAGHLVAIERALQWLYPDDRVMRDHWISFRNEELGGLSPLAVMLRDHKGFETVRALLDSRRNRA encoded by the coding sequence ATGCACGATTCGTATCTGGGACAACTGCACCCATCCGGAGCAAGACAGGGGCTGGCGGCGGTTGTCGTGGCGCTGTTGCTCCGCTGGGGGCTTTCGCCGGACAAGCAGGCGGAACTGCTGGACGTGACCGATATAGGGCCGTTTCGTGATGGGGGACCACTGCCGGATGATCCGGACGTGCTGGAGCGCGCCGGACATCTGGTGGCCATCGAGCGGGCGCTACAGTGGCTGTATCCCGATGACCGGGTGATGCGGGATCACTGGATTTCGTTTCGAAACGAGGAACTCGGGGGTCTGTCGCCCCTGGCGGTCATGCTCCGGGATCACAAGGGCTTTGAAACCGTGCGGGCACTTCTGGACTCGCGGCGCAACCGTGCTTGA
- the arfB gene encoding alternative ribosome rescue aminoacyl-tRNA hydrolase ArfB, with protein sequence MLQISRQIAIPDAEIELSAIRSQGAGGQNVNKVSSAVHLRFDVRLSSLPEACKERLLALSDQRITRDGIIVIKSQEHRSQDKNREAALERLRMLIQSAVATRKKRRPTKPTKGSQRRRIESKKKHGRNKDLRKNPRL encoded by the coding sequence ATGCTGCAGATATCCCGACAGATCGCCATTCCCGACGCCGAGATTGAGCTGAGCGCAATCCGCTCGCAGGGTGCGGGTGGGCAGAACGTCAACAAGGTATCCTCGGCCGTGCATCTGCGCTTCGATGTCCGGCTCTCCTCATTGCCGGAGGCCTGCAAGGAGCGATTGCTGGCACTGTCCGACCAGCGGATTACCCGGGACGGCATCATTGTCATCAAATCCCAGGAGCACCGCAGTCAGGACAAGAATCGCGAGGCGGCCCTGGAACGGTTGCGGATGCTGATCCAGAGCGCGGTAGCCACCCGGAAAAAGCGGCGGCCCACCAAACCGACCAAAGGCTCGCAGAGGCGGAGAATTGAAAGCAAGAAGAAGCACGGTCGCAACAAGGATCTGCGCAAGAATCCTCGCCTTTGA
- a CDS encoding putative bifunctional diguanylate cyclase/phosphodiesterase, whose amino-acid sequence MDDTVVNLKKTVLLPFVLGGLVLLAVLLFSIYREESSHIQQDFVDTRQTLGKVYRSFVDDHAGQLAVTLDLVAEDKALARAFAARDRERLQELASPLFDRLRERYRITHFYFHDADRVNFLRVHRPGRFGDVIDRFTAKSAEQSGEPAYGPELGPLGTFTLRGVLPWRHDGELLGYLEVGKEIGGLIPRLNRLFDLEIGVLIEKGYLAHADWEDGLQMLDRKPRWDLLDDEVLVSETGLMLPPAVLRNLTVRLRSQPDSTERLSLSNGQFIAGTIPLQDAGRREVGRLLLVRDITVRAAKSYAVFGYMVAASLLVGPMLFVLFFISLARAERQMKEWRQRVTEESGARMQLHEDHLRALERSAFYDTLTGLPNRKSLDEQLSRAVNVATGEGKRFILALLNIQRVNEINVTLGHETGDTLLRQVAERLEQGLPDALVVARAGGDEFAVALPAPGRTGAADVVTMIRHTLSPTFYVNDISLDMLANIGIAACPDDAGDAVTLLRRADVAMRQAKRRRENYAVYDSSLDPHSTRRLTLLGDLRQAIEEDRLELYYQPQVSMKENRVVAAEALVRWTHPQWGPISPAEFIPIAEQTGVVKALTRWVLKRALAQQAIWFRQGFDLVMCVNLSAHDLQDEALPDHVAELIEQTTRAPDQLTLELTESAIMHDAEQALEVLNRFAVMGCPLSVDDFGTGYSSLDYLKRLPVRELKVDRSFVADMCRNENDASIVASTIGLAHTLGLVVVAEGVEDDATRDALAELACDRFQGFYISHPLSPAAFDRWLANASKKAGLTPATQT is encoded by the coding sequence ATGGACGATACCGTCGTCAACCTGAAAAAAACCGTGCTGCTGCCGTTTGTCCTGGGAGGGCTGGTCCTTTTGGCGGTGCTGTTGTTCAGCATCTATCGCGAGGAGTCCTCCCATATCCAGCAGGATTTTGTCGATACACGCCAGACCCTCGGTAAGGTCTATCGCTCTTTCGTCGATGACCACGCTGGACAGTTGGCGGTAACACTCGACCTGGTGGCGGAGGATAAGGCGCTGGCACGGGCATTCGCTGCCCGTGATCGGGAACGTTTGCAGGAACTGGCCAGCCCCCTTTTCGATCGCCTGCGGGAGCGATACCGCATCACCCACTTCTATTTCCATGACGCGGATCGGGTGAATTTCCTGCGGGTCCATCGGCCCGGCCGCTTTGGTGATGTCATTGACCGCTTTACGGCCAAGTCGGCAGAGCAAAGCGGTGAACCCGCCTACGGACCGGAACTGGGGCCGCTGGGGACTTTCACCCTGCGGGGGGTTCTGCCCTGGCGTCATGACGGTGAGTTGTTGGGTTACCTCGAGGTGGGAAAGGAGATCGGGGGGCTGATCCCCCGGCTGAACCGGTTGTTCGATTTGGAGATCGGGGTACTTATCGAAAAGGGCTATCTTGCCCACGCCGACTGGGAGGACGGTCTGCAGATGCTGGACCGCAAGCCCCGGTGGGATCTTCTGGACGACGAGGTCCTGGTCTCCGAAACGGGTTTGATGCTGCCTCCGGCGGTGCTCCGCAACCTCACCGTCCGGCTTCGATCGCAGCCGGATTCGACCGAGCGTCTCTCCCTGAGCAACGGCCAATTCATTGCCGGGACGATACCGCTGCAGGATGCCGGCCGGCGCGAGGTGGGTCGGCTGCTGCTGGTGCGTGACATTACCGTCCGTGCAGCAAAGAGCTATGCCGTGTTCGGCTACATGGTCGCCGCATCGTTGTTGGTAGGCCCGATGCTGTTTGTCCTGTTTTTTATTTCGCTGGCCCGCGCCGAACGGCAGATGAAAGAGTGGCGCCAGCGTGTCACCGAGGAGAGTGGGGCCCGGATGCAACTGCATGAGGACCATCTCCGGGCGCTGGAGCGCTCCGCTTTTTATGACACCCTGACCGGGCTGCCCAACCGCAAGTCCCTCGATGAGCAACTCTCCCGCGCGGTCAATGTTGCCACCGGGGAGGGAAAGCGTTTCATACTGGCCTTGCTCAACATCCAGCGTGTCAATGAGATCAATGTGACCCTTGGCCACGAAACCGGCGATACCCTGCTCCGCCAGGTGGCGGAACGCCTTGAACAGGGCCTTCCGGATGCGCTGGTGGTGGCCCGTGCCGGCGGTGACGAGTTTGCAGTTGCCTTGCCGGCACCAGGGAGGACCGGTGCCGCGGATGTGGTGACGATGATTCGGCACACCCTTTCGCCGACGTTCTACGTCAATGACATTTCGCTGGATATGCTGGCCAACATCGGGATCGCTGCCTGTCCGGATGATGCAGGGGATGCGGTTACGCTGTTGCGTCGCGCCGACGTCGCCATGCGTCAGGCGAAACGCCGCCGGGAAAACTATGCCGTCTACGACAGCAGTCTGGACCCGCACAGCACGCGGCGGCTGACTCTGCTTGGCGATCTGCGCCAGGCCATCGAGGAGGACAGACTCGAACTGTACTATCAGCCGCAGGTGTCCATGAAGGAAAACCGGGTGGTCGCCGCCGAGGCCCTGGTGCGCTGGACCCATCCGCAGTGGGGTCCGATCTCGCCTGCCGAATTCATCCCCATTGCGGAGCAGACCGGTGTCGTCAAGGCATTGACTCGCTGGGTGCTGAAGCGGGCGCTCGCCCAGCAGGCCATCTGGTTCCGGCAGGGCTTCGACCTTGTGATGTGCGTCAATCTTTCCGCCCATGATCTGCAGGATGAGGCGCTACCCGATCACGTCGCGGAATTGATCGAGCAAACGACTCGTGCACCCGACCAATTGACCCTCGAGTTGACCGAAAGCGCTATCATGCACGATGCGGAGCAGGCGCTCGAGGTATTGAATCGGTTCGCGGTGATGGGATGTCCGCTTTCTGTTGACGACTTCGGAACCGGTTATTCCTCGCTGGATTATCTGAAGCGTTTGCCGGTGCGGGAACTCAAGGTGGATCGCAGCTTCGTGGCGGACATGTGCCGCAACGAGAATGATGCCAGCATCGTTGCCTCCACCATCGGCTTGGCCCATACCCTTGGGTTGGTGGTGGTTGCTGAGGGAGTGGAAGACGATGCTACCCGTGATGCCCTGGCGGAACTTGCCTGCGACCGGTTCCAGGGTTTTTACATCAGCCATCCGCTGTCGCCCGCGGCCTTTGATCGATGGCTGGCCAATGCCTCGAAGAAGGCTGGCCTGACTCCCGCTACACAGACCTGA
- a CDS encoding SUMF1/EgtB/PvdO family nonheme iron enzyme: protein MKTHEILGQLSQMHQMMAHLLGSVPEADAYRSFATGIPPLAWLFGRGVYVETYWLREVLEGDEDMTARVRPLFAAGVQPDEAVIQQLPPREHLLNWGLELQDENLMRLANPQRLLPADPTLEDNRLPLLILQEYGRLYERTLAQLTARRLQESFPYQVSTPLEPCPPSEQHVDVHKGMFRVGAKDDPAARDNELPTQVVQLDAFRIDSLPVTSGAFLSFMEAGGYDEPAYWSEEGNRWRAAHSHHPVHWRRDVAGRWYGVGLNGPFDLVAEEPVMGVSRHEAEAYARWVASQGERLAGAVLQHEYQWEVAVRSQAITDRGRVWEWCANPFEPYTGYSASKYPEAATAFEADHYPLRGGCLHSQLVLRRISYRHHAAPDERFQFSGIRLVFPGSDMPWH from the coding sequence ATGAAAACGCACGAAATCCTCGGCCAACTGAGCCAGATGCATCAGATGATGGCCCACCTCCTGGGGTCGGTACCCGAAGCCGACGCCTACCGCAGTTTTGCCACCGGTATCCCGCCACTCGCCTGGTTGTTCGGCCGCGGCGTATATGTGGAGACCTACTGGCTACGTGAAGTGCTGGAGGGCGACGAGGACATGACCGCACGGGTGCGCCCGCTGTTCGCTGCCGGGGTACAGCCCGACGAGGCAGTGATTCAACAGCTCCCCCCTCGCGAACACCTGCTGAACTGGGGACTGGAGCTGCAGGACGAGAATCTCATGCGGCTTGCCAACCCACAGCGCCTGCTGCCCGCCGACCCCACCCTCGAAGACAACCGCCTGCCGCTGTTGATCCTCCAGGAGTACGGGCGGCTCTACGAAAGGACCCTGGCCCAGCTGACCGCGCGGCGCCTGCAGGAATCCTTTCCGTATCAGGTGAGCACGCCACTGGAGCCGTGCCCGCCCTCCGAACAGCACGTAGATGTACACAAGGGCATGTTCCGGGTGGGTGCAAAAGATGATCCGGCTGCTCGCGACAACGAACTGCCCACCCAGGTGGTGCAGCTCGACGCCTTTCGCATCGATTCCTTACCGGTGACCAGTGGCGCATTCCTCAGCTTCATGGAGGCCGGCGGCTACGACGAGCCCGCCTACTGGAGCGAGGAGGGCAACCGCTGGCGGGCGGCCCATTCACACCATCCGGTCCACTGGCGGCGGGATGTGGCCGGTCGCTGGTACGGTGTCGGCCTGAATGGCCCATTCGATTTGGTAGCCGAAGAGCCGGTGATGGGAGTCAGTCGCCATGAGGCCGAGGCCTATGCCAGGTGGGTCGCCTCTCAGGGTGAACGACTCGCCGGTGCCGTACTGCAGCACGAATACCAGTGGGAAGTGGCCGTCCGCAGCCAGGCGATCACCGACCGCGGGCGAGTCTGGGAGTGGTGCGCCAACCCGTTCGAGCCCTACACCGGCTACAGTGCATCGAAGTACCCCGAAGCCGCCACCGCGTTCGAGGCGGATCACTATCCCTTGCGCGGGGGCTGCCTGCACAGCCAGCTGGTCCTCCGCCGCATCAGCTACCGACACCACGCCGCGCCGGATGAACGGTTTCAGTTCAGTGGCATTCGCCTGGTCTTCCCGGGCTCGGATATGCCTTGGCATTAA
- a CDS encoding B12-binding domain-containing radical SAM protein, which produces MSANPPIALITLHAGFHHSSLALRSIAACCRDEPFYTDIRLFESTVKADPNQVIDEIAASAPRLAGFSTYLWNIDLCLALAEALKARSPNTSIVFGGPEAGPRGEELLATRPAVDFIIEGEGEFAFRDLARVLLRNEGRLDAVSGLLWREENRMRRNPIRPVPPEELISPYTEGLLDADKPLIYWETSRGCPFRCSFCTSAGDQLRTLPDSRIEAELEVLGRLEHKTVKLLDRSFHLGAKRTLRLLKRFLDTPDSLRFHLELNPDRITPEAMALFESAPPGKFQFEIGLQTLDDGVLDRIERRMDVPKGTENIRQLVAMNRHPVHLDLIVGLPDEDAEQCRTSMDRVFNLGADHLQLGTLKLLPGTALRHQASQYDYRFDPDPPYEVHSHRSLGADALNRFKHYAELIERLWNSGLLRHTLTWWVPTHFHHRVSRLLDVLLEIAPDLAHRPPPHRMFNAVATLLEPHAGKDPVLRQLFAWDYGHFALPGRQAPAVVHEAITWHAVDVGGRRKHRPVYTLGERACEVVNKRRREPLASGRYALWPRKHLKGRPATRIRIQDTCPRVAKGSKM; this is translated from the coding sequence ATGAGCGCCAATCCGCCAATTGCCTTGATCACCCTTCACGCCGGGTTTCACCACTCATCCCTTGCCCTGCGCTCCATCGCCGCCTGCTGTCGGGATGAACCCTTCTATACGGATATTCGGCTGTTCGAGTCCACTGTCAAGGCCGACCCGAACCAGGTCATCGACGAGATTGCGGCATCGGCGCCCCGACTGGCGGGCTTTTCCACGTACCTGTGGAACATCGATCTCTGCCTCGCCCTGGCCGAAGCACTCAAGGCCCGTTCTCCGAATACCAGCATCGTCTTCGGAGGACCCGAAGCGGGTCCTCGCGGAGAGGAACTGCTGGCAACACGGCCGGCGGTGGACTTTATCATTGAGGGGGAGGGGGAATTCGCCTTTCGGGACCTCGCACGGGTCCTGCTACGAAACGAAGGGCGACTCGACGCCGTCTCCGGGCTCCTATGGCGCGAAGAAAACCGGATGCGGCGCAACCCCATCCGCCCGGTTCCCCCGGAAGAGCTGATCTCGCCCTATACCGAAGGGCTGCTGGATGCCGACAAGCCGCTCATTTACTGGGAGACCTCGAGGGGCTGCCCGTTCCGTTGCAGCTTCTGCACCAGTGCCGGCGATCAGCTTCGCACCCTGCCCGACAGCCGCATCGAGGCCGAACTGGAGGTGCTCGGCCGTCTCGAGCACAAGACGGTCAAGCTGCTGGACCGCAGCTTTCATCTGGGGGCCAAGCGAACGCTCCGGCTACTGAAACGGTTTCTCGACACACCCGACTCGCTACGCTTTCACCTGGAGCTCAACCCGGATCGGATTACACCCGAAGCCATGGCGCTGTTCGAATCGGCCCCGCCGGGGAAATTCCAGTTCGAGATCGGGCTGCAGACGCTGGATGACGGGGTCCTCGACCGGATCGAGCGGCGCATGGATGTGCCCAAAGGTACGGAAAACATCCGCCAGCTGGTAGCCATGAACCGCCATCCGGTACACCTGGACCTGATCGTCGGCCTGCCGGATGAGGATGCCGAGCAGTGCCGCACTTCGATGGACCGGGTGTTCAATCTGGGAGCTGATCACCTGCAACTGGGAACCCTCAAACTGCTGCCCGGCACCGCCCTGCGTCACCAGGCCTCACAGTACGATTACCGCTTCGATCCGGATCCGCCCTACGAGGTACACAGTCACCGAAGCCTGGGCGCCGATGCGCTGAATCGCTTCAAGCACTATGCGGAACTGATTGAACGGCTATGGAATTCGGGCCTGCTGCGCCACACGCTCACCTGGTGGGTGCCCACTCACTTTCATCACCGCGTCAGCCGGCTATTGGATGTCCTGCTGGAGATCGCCCCGGATCTGGCTCACCGTCCGCCGCCCCACCGGATGTTCAACGCCGTCGCCACCCTCCTCGAACCGCACGCCGGCAAGGACCCCGTTCTGAGACAACTCTTTGCCTGGGACTATGGCCACTTTGCCCTGCCCGGCAGGCAGGCGCCCGCTGTGGTACATGAAGCCATCACCTGGCACGCCGTCGATGTCGGCGGCCGCCGCAAACACCGGCCGGTCTACACTCTCGGCGAGCGTGCCTGCGAGGTGGTCAACAAACGGCGCCGGGAGCCACTCGCCAGCGGCCGTTATGCCCTCTGGCCCCGCAAACACCTCAAGGGACGACCGGCGACCAGAATCCGCATCCAGGATACCTGTCCGAGAGTAGCAAAGGGCTCCAAAATGTAG
- a CDS encoding ATP adenylyltransferase family protein: protein MSDTLIQPGTLWESILDRSEAAIAAGKLHTIATRRTRIEDGGMRFSIRIAENLRRKAEETAGRETRERADPFLPPEAELTAGDISASHRAVLNKFNVVEHHLLIVTREFEEQEQVLNRADFEALWMAMREYPALGFYNGGTIAGASQRHKHLQAVPLSAFEGAPALPVDPLLESSPAEPSIASGLPFRHCAARLDPEQFRSPSRAALVTYGLYREMLEQLGLPPLTREGTEFQSGPYNLLMTREWLMVVPRRCEHWDAISINALGFAGSLFVQNQAELEKIREAGPMTLLKSAAG from the coding sequence ATGAGCGACACCCTTATCCAGCCCGGGACCCTGTGGGAGAGCATCCTTGACCGCAGCGAGGCGGCGATCGCCGCCGGCAAACTGCACACCATAGCGACACGGCGCACTCGCATCGAGGACGGCGGCATGCGCTTCAGTATCCGTATTGCCGAGAACCTCCGGCGCAAGGCCGAGGAGACGGCCGGCCGGGAAACCCGCGAACGCGCCGACCCCTTCCTGCCGCCCGAAGCGGAATTGACGGCGGGGGATATCTCTGCGAGCCATCGCGCCGTACTCAACAAGTTCAATGTGGTCGAACATCACCTGCTGATCGTCACCCGTGAGTTCGAGGAGCAGGAACAGGTGCTGAACCGGGCGGACTTCGAGGCATTGTGGATGGCGATGCGGGAGTACCCGGCGCTGGGATTCTATAACGGCGGCACCATCGCCGGTGCCAGCCAGCGCCACAAGCACTTGCAGGCCGTCCCCCTTTCCGCATTCGAGGGGGCCCCGGCGCTTCCGGTCGACCCGCTGCTGGAATCGTCGCCGGCCGAACCTTCTATAGCGTCGGGACTGCCGTTTCGTCACTGTGCAGCACGCCTCGATCCGGAACAATTCCGGTCACCCTCCCGGGCGGCGCTTGTCACCTACGGCCTTTATCGGGAAATGCTCGAACAGCTTGGCTTGCCGCCCCTCACCCGGGAAGGCACGGAGTTCCAGTCCGGGCCCTACAACCTGCTAATGACCCGCGAATGGCTGATGGTGGTACCGCGCCGCTGTGAACACTGGGACGCCATCTCCATCAATGCGCTGGGATTCGCCGGTTCGCTATTCGTGCAGAACCAGGCAGAGTTGGAGAAGATCCGGGAGGCGGGACCGATGACACTGCTAAAATCCGCAGCCGGTTAG